From the Triticum urartu cultivar G1812 unplaced genomic scaffold, Tu2.1 TuUngrouped_contig_5429, whole genome shotgun sequence genome, one window contains:
- the LOC125529210 gene encoding mavicyanin-like, with amino-acid sequence MAAMRTILLAVSAMAILSTASAAIYNVGEPSGQWDLSTNYGTWASSRNFHPSDQIIFKYSPQAHDVLEVSKADYDSCSTASPIATLNSGNDVVSLTATGTRYFLCGFPGHCAGGMKVKIDVVPSSSSSSPAPASGPSASNAPPPVPVSAATSIEATGFGLAVLLAVAGLMA; translated from the coding sequence ATGGCTGCCATGAGAACCATTCTCCTCGCCGTGTCCGCGATGGCCATCCTGAGCACCGCATCGGCGGCAATCTACAACGTCGGCGAGCCAAGTGGTCAATGGGACCTCAGCACCAACTACGGCACCTGGGCGTCTTCCAGGAACTTTCACCCCAGCGACCAAATCATCTTCAAATACTCTCCTCAGGCACACGATGTCCTCGAGGTCAGCAAGGCCGACTACGACTCCTGCAGCACCGCCAGCCCCATCGCCACCCTCAACTCCGGGAATGATGTTGTCTCCCTCACTGCCACCGGCACCCGCTACTTCCTCTGCGGCTTCCCGGGCCACTGCGCCGGGGGAATGAAGGTCAAGATCGATGTCGTGCCAAGCTCGTCCTCTTCCTCGCCGGCCCCGGCCAGCGGCCCTAGTGCAAGCAACGCACCCCCACCGGTGCCTGTCTCAGCCGCCACCTCTATTGAGGCCACAGGGTTTGGCCTCGCCGTCTTGCTTGCCGTTGCCGGTCTGATGGCTTGA